In a genomic window of Nomascus leucogenys isolate Asia chromosome 4, Asia_NLE_v1, whole genome shotgun sequence:
- the C4H3orf84 gene encoding uncharacterized protein C3orf84 homolog: MQSALVGSWHNNGFYGHYRSQFKSESAREYRLAAKPQPPAVFLQRCQEPAQQHFFSKHDNRTSFDKGPYCLLQGIGRRKDLERLWQRHTFLRWAPCEIELRQQGPLESSYQADFRPGSGLSGLPQRLVHFVQVQPSHTRTTYQQNFCYPSQGGHCGSYKVGSQAPVTDILPDLPGIPRPKLLQHYLHAGVSECLNGPEH; this comes from the exons ATGCAAAGTGCTTTAGTAGGCTCCTGG CACAACAATGGCTTCTATGGGCACTACAGAAGCCAATTCAAGAGTGAAAGTGCTAGAGAATACCGCCTTGCAGCCAAGCCCCAGCCTCCAGCAGTGTTCCTGCAGCGATGTCAG GAGCCGGCGCAGCAACACTTCTTCTCCAAGCACGACAACCGTACTTCCTTTGACAAA GGTCCCTACTGCCTGCTGCAGGGAATCGGAAGGCGGAAGGACCTGGAGCGGCTGTGGCAGCGGCACACCTTCCTGCGCTGGGCACCCTGTGAGATAGAGTTGCGCCAGCAGGGGCCCCTGGAATCTTCTTACCAGGCTGATTTCCGACCAGGCTCAGGACTCAGTGGCCTCCCCCAGCGCCTCGTCCACTTTGTGCAGGTCCAGCCTTCCCATACCAGGACCACCTACCAGCAGAACTTCTGCTACCCATCCCAGGGTGGCCACTGTGGCAGCTACAAGGTAGGGTCCCAGGCGCCGGTCACTGACATACTGCCTGACCTCCCAGGGATCCCAAGACCCAAGCTGCTGCAGCACTACCTTCATGCTGGGGTCTCTGAGTGTCTAAACGGTCCAGAGCATTAA
- the KLHDC8B gene encoding kelch domain-containing protein 8B isoform X2, whose translation MSAGGGRAFAWQVFPPMPTCRVYGTVAHQDGHLLVLGGCGRAGLPLDTAETLDMASHTWLALAPLPTARAGAAAVVLGKQVLVVGGVDEVQSPVAAVEAFLMDEGRWERRATLPQAAMGVATVERDGMVYALGGMGPDTAPQAQVRVYEPRRDCWLSLPSMPTPCYGASTFLHGNKIYVLGGRQGKLPVTAFEAFDLEARTWTRHPSLPSRRAFAGCAMAEGSVFSLGGLQQPGPHNFYSRPHFVNTVEMFDLEHGNQPCPLGSVESFSLARRRWEALPAMPTARCSCSSLQAGPRLFVIGGVAQGPSQAVEALCLRDGV comes from the exons ATGTCTGCAGGAGGTGGCCGGGCCTTTGCTTGGCAGGTGTTCCCCCCCATGCCCACTTGCCGGGTCTATGGCACAGTGGCACACCAAGATGGGCACCTGCTGGTGTTGGGGGGTTGTGGCCGGGCTGGACTGCCCCTGGACACTGCTGAGACACTGGACATGGCCTCACACACATGGCTGGCACTGGCACCCCTGCCCACTGCCCGGGCTGGCGCAGCTGCAGTAGTTCTGGGCAAGCAGGTGCTAGTGGTGGGTGGTGTGGATGAGGTCCAGAGCCCGGTAGCTGCCGTAGAGGCCTTCCTGATGGATGAGGGCCGCTGGGAGCGTCGGGCCACCCTCCCTCAAGCAGCCATGGGGGTTGCAACTGTGGAGAGAG ATGGTATGGTGTATGCTCTGGGGGGAATGGGCCCTGACACGGCCCCCCAGGCCCAGGTACGTGTGTATGAGCCCCGTCGGGACTGCTGGCTTTCACTACCTTCCATGCCCACACCCTGCTACGGGGCCTCCACCTTCCTGCACGGGAACAAGATCTATGTCCTGG GGGGCCGCCAGGGCAAGCTCCCAGTGACTGCTTTTGAAGCCTTTGATCTGGAGGCCCGTACATGGACCCGCCATCCAAGCCTACCCAGCCGTCGGGCCTTTGCTGGCTGTGCCATGGCTGAAGGCAGCGTCTTTAGCCTGGGTGGCCTGCAGCAGCCTGGGCCCCACAACTTCTACTCTCGCCCACACTTTGTCAACACTGTGGAGATGTTTGACCTGGAGCATG GAAACCAGCCATGTCCTTTGGGCTCTGTGGAGAGCTTTAGCCTTGCACGGCGGCGCTGGGAGGCATTGCCTGCCATGCCCACTGCCCGCTGCTCCTGCTCTAGTCTGCAGGCTGGGCCCCGGCTGTTTGTTATTGGGGGTGTGGCCCAGGGCCCCAGTCAAGCCGTGGAGGCTCTGTGTCTGCGTGATGGAGTCTGA
- the KLHDC8B gene encoding kelch domain-containing protein 8B isoform X1, whose amino-acid sequence MSAGGGRAFAWQVFPPMPTCRVYGTVAHQDGHLLVLGGCGRAGLPLDTAETLDMASHTWLALAPLPTARAGAAAVVLGKQVLVVGGVDEVQSPVAAVEAFLMDEGRWERRATLPQAAMGVATVERDGMVYALGGMGPDTAPQAQVRVYEPRRDCWLSLPSMPTPCYGASTFLHGNKIYVLGGRQGKLPVTAFEAFDLEARTWTRHPSLPSRRAFAGCAMAEGSVFSLGGLQQPGPHNFYSRPHFVNTVEMFDLEHGSWTKLPRSLRMRDKRADFVVGSLGGHVVAIGGLGNQPCPLGSVESFSLARRRWEALPAMPTARCSCSSLQAGPRLFVIGGVAQGPSQAVEALCLRDGV is encoded by the exons ATGTCTGCAGGAGGTGGCCGGGCCTTTGCTTGGCAGGTGTTCCCCCCCATGCCCACTTGCCGGGTCTATGGCACAGTGGCACACCAAGATGGGCACCTGCTGGTGTTGGGGGGTTGTGGCCGGGCTGGACTGCCCCTGGACACTGCTGAGACACTGGACATGGCCTCACACACATGGCTGGCACTGGCACCCCTGCCCACTGCCCGGGCTGGCGCAGCTGCAGTAGTTCTGGGCAAGCAGGTGCTAGTGGTGGGTGGTGTGGATGAGGTCCAGAGCCCGGTAGCTGCCGTAGAGGCCTTCCTGATGGATGAGGGCCGCTGGGAGCGTCGGGCCACCCTCCCTCAAGCAGCCATGGGGGTTGCAACTGTGGAGAGAG ATGGTATGGTGTATGCTCTGGGGGGAATGGGCCCTGACACGGCCCCCCAGGCCCAGGTACGTGTGTATGAGCCCCGTCGGGACTGCTGGCTTTCACTACCTTCCATGCCCACACCCTGCTACGGGGCCTCCACCTTCCTGCACGGGAACAAGATCTATGTCCTGG GGGGCCGCCAGGGCAAGCTCCCAGTGACTGCTTTTGAAGCCTTTGATCTGGAGGCCCGTACATGGACCCGCCATCCAAGCCTACCCAGCCGTCGGGCCTTTGCTGGCTGTGCCATGGCTGAAGGCAGCGTCTTTAGCCTGGGTGGCCTGCAGCAGCCTGGGCCCCACAACTTCTACTCTCGCCCACACTTTGTCAACACTGTGGAGATGTTTGACCTGGAGCATG GGTCCTGGACCAAACTGCCCCGCAGCCTGCGCATGAGGGATAAGAGGGCAGACTTTGTGGTTGGGTCCCTTGGGGGCCACGTTGTGGCCATTGGGGGCCTTG GAAACCAGCCATGTCCTTTGGGCTCTGTGGAGAGCTTTAGCCTTGCACGGCGGCGCTGGGAGGCATTGCCTGCCATGCCCACTGCCCGCTGCTCCTGCTCTAGTCTGCAGGCTGGGCCCCGGCTGTTTGTTATTGGGGGTGTGGCCCAGGGCCCCAGTCAAGCCGTGGAGGCTCTGTGTCTGCGTGATGGAGTCTGA